In the genome of Streptomyces sp. P3, the window GATGCTGCCCGGCATCGACGGTTTCGAGGTCTGCCGTCGCATCCGGCGCACCGACCAGCTGCCGATCATCCTGCTCACCGCCCGCAGCGACGACATCGACGTGGTGGTCGGGCTGGAGTCCGGTGCCGACGACTACGTCGTCAAACCCGTGCAGGGCCGGGTGCTGGACGCCCGGATCCGGGCGGTGCTGCGGCGCGGGGAGCGCGAGTCGAACGACTCGGCGACCTTCGGCAGCCTCGTCATCGACCGCGCGGCGATGACGGTCACGAAGAACGGCGAGGACCTCCAGCTCACCCCGACCGAGCTGCGGCTGCTGCTCGAACTGAGCCGCCGGCCCGGCCAGGCGCTGTCCCGGCAGCAGTTGCTGCGGCTCGTGTGGGAGCACGACTACCTGGGCGACTCGCGGCTGGTGGACGCCTGCGTCCAGCGGCTGCGGGCCAAGGTGGAGGACGTGCCGTCCTCCCCGGTCCTGATCCGCACCGTGCGCGGCGTCGGCTACCGCCTGGACGCGCCTCAGTGACACAGCCGCAGGGGGGGCTCCGCGGCTGGTCCGCGGCGCGCAGGGGAAAAGTGTCACGGCTGCGTCTCACCAGCCTGCGCCTGCGGCTGGTGGTGGTCTTCGGCGCGGTGGCGCTGACGGCCGCCGTGTCCGCGTCCGGCATCGCGTACTGGCTGAACCGCGAGGCCGTGCTGACCCGCACCCAGGGTTCGGTGCTGCGGGACTTCGAGCAGGAGATGCAGAACCGGGCGGGTTCGCTGCCGGAGCATCCCTCGCAGGACGAGCTCCAGCACACCGCGGGGCAGATGGCCAACAGCAGCCAGCGGTTCAACGTGCTGCTGGTGGGCGCGGACGACAGCGGCAAGACCGTGTACGGCAACTCCAACGGGCTCAACGGGTTCTCGCTGGAGGACGTCCCCGAGTCACTGCGCACGGCGGTGAACAAGCAGCAGGACGTCATCGGCGGCAACAAGTCGCCGTACCACCTGTACTGGCAGCGGGTCGTGGACCACGGGACGCCGTACCTGGTGGCCGGGACCCGGGTGAACGGGGGCGGGCCGACCGGCTACATGCGCAAGTCGCTGGCGCCGGAGGCCAAGGACCTCAACTCGCTGGCCTGGTCGCTGGGGATCGCCACCGCCCTCGCGCTGGTCGGGGCCGCGCTGCTCGCGCAGGCCGCCGCCACGACCGTCCTGAAGCCGGTGCACCGGCTGGGCGTCGCGGCGCGCCGGCTCGGCGAGGGACGGCTCGACACCCGGCTGCGGGTCTCCGGGACGGACGAACTCGCCGATCTGTCGCGGACGTTCAACCGGACCGCCGAGGCGCTGGAGAAGCGGGTCGACGACATGGCCGCCCGTGACGAGGCGTCGCGCCGGTTCGTCGCCGACATGTCGCACGAACTGCGGACCCCGCTGACCGCCATCACCACCGTCGCGGAGGTGCTGGAGGAGGAGCTGGACGCCGAGTCGGGCAGCATCGACCCGATGATCGAGCCCGCGGTGCGGCTGGTGGTCAGCGAGACACGACGGCTGAACAACCTGGTGGAGAACCTGATGGAGGTCACCCGCTTCGACGCGGGGACCGCGCGGCTGGTCCTGGACGACGTCGACGTCGCCGACCAGATCACCGCGTGCATCGACGCGCGGGCCTGGCTGGACGCCGTCGACCTGGCCGCGGAGCGCGGCATCCACGCCCGGCTCGACCCGCGGCGGCTTGACGTCATCCTCGCCAACCTCATCGGCAACGCGCTCAAGCACGGCGGTTCGCCGGTGCGGGTGTCGGTGTCGGCGCAGGACGACTCGGTGGTCATCGCCGTGCGCGACCACGGGCCGGGCATCCCGGAGGACGTGCTGCCGCACGTCTTCGACCGGTTCTACAAGGCGAGCGCCTCCCGGCCGCGTTCCGAGGGCAGCGGGCTGGGCCTGTCCATCGCGCTGGAGAACGCCCACATCCACGGTGGTGAGATCACCGCCGCCAACTCCCCGGAGGGCGGCGCGGTGTTCACGCTGCGACTGCCGCGGGGCGTCTCAGAGCCGGCGGACCGGGACGGCGCGGACGACGGCGAGCAGGGCGCGACGACCGTGCTGGACGAGGGGAACGCATCGTGACCATGGGCCGTGCGACCGTCCGACGGCTGTGCGCCGCCGCGGTGCTGGCCGGCCTGGCCGGCCCGCTCGCGGGCTGCGGCATCCGGGCGACCGAGGTGCCGACCGACTTCGGTCCCGCGCCCTCCCGGGTGCGCTGCTCGCTCACCGACCCCGCCGCGTCGCCGCAGGCCGCGCGCGCGGGGGTGCCGGTGCAGGTGTTCCTGCTGTGCGGTTCGGCGCTGGTCGCGGTGGACCGCAGTGTGCGGGTGCCGGACGGCGCGGCCGGCCCCGCGCGGCGCGCGCTGGTCGCGCAGGGCCTGCTGGACCAGCTCGCCGAGTCGCCGTCCGCCGCCGAGAAGGAGGCCGGGTACACGACGGACGTGCGCGGTGCCATGACCGTGAGCGGTCCGGCCGGCAAGGACCCGGACGACGCGCTGCGGCTGAGCGTGCCGCCCGGGAACCTCACCTCGTACGCGCTCGCGCAGGTCGTGTGCACCTTCTCCGACTCGGCGGCGGCCGAGGACGACGGGTCGGTGATCCTCGGCGGTCCCGGCTCCGAGCCGGTGCGCCGCTACGAGTGCACCGACGAGGTCCGCTCGCGGCCCGGCAGCACGGAACCCCCGTCCTCGGCCGTCACGAGCGGCGGCTGAGGGCCCGCCCCCTCCCGGCCCCGCAGGCCCTGTGCCGCCCTGCCGGCCTCGTGCGGCCCGCCCCGGGCCCTGTGCCGCCCTGCCGGCCTCGTGCGGCCCCGCGCCGGCCTGCCACACCCGCCACCCGCTGGAGCGGCGGCCGGGTGTGTCGGACGCCTCATGCGGGGCGGGGCGTCGACGTCGTCGCAGGTCATCGTCTGTCGGGGCGCGGCGCGGCCGGGGCCGGGCCGCGCGCCGCGCCGGTGGGCCGGAACCGATCGTGCCGGGGGGCGCGTCTTGGGGGGCG includes:
- a CDS encoding HAMP domain-containing sensor histidine kinase, encoding MTQPQGGLRGWSAARRGKVSRLRLTSLRLRLVVVFGAVALTAAVSASGIAYWLNREAVLTRTQGSVLRDFEQEMQNRAGSLPEHPSQDELQHTAGQMANSSQRFNVLLVGADDSGKTVYGNSNGLNGFSLEDVPESLRTAVNKQQDVIGGNKSPYHLYWQRVVDHGTPYLVAGTRVNGGGPTGYMRKSLAPEAKDLNSLAWSLGIATALALVGAALLAQAAATTVLKPVHRLGVAARRLGEGRLDTRLRVSGTDELADLSRTFNRTAEALEKRVDDMAARDEASRRFVADMSHELRTPLTAITTVAEVLEEELDAESGSIDPMIEPAVRLVVSETRRLNNLVENLMEVTRFDAGTARLVLDDVDVADQITACIDARAWLDAVDLAAERGIHARLDPRRLDVILANLIGNALKHGGSPVRVSVSAQDDSVVIAVRDHGPGIPEDVLPHVFDRFYKASASRPRSEGSGLGLSIALENAHIHGGEITAANSPEGGAVFTLRLPRGVSEPADRDGADDGEQGATTVLDEGNAS
- the afsQ1 gene encoding two-component system response regulator AfsQ1 encodes the protein MPSLLLIEDDDAIRTALELSLTRQGHRVATAASGEDGLKLLREQRPDLIVLDVMLPGIDGFEVCRRIRRTDQLPIILLTARSDDIDVVVGLESGADDYVVKPVQGRVLDARIRAVLRRGERESNDSATFGSLVIDRAAMTVTKNGEDLQLTPTELRLLLELSRRPGQALSRQQLLRLVWEHDYLGDSRLVDACVQRLRAKVEDVPSSPVLIRTVRGVGYRLDAPQ